One genomic window of Punica granatum isolate Tunisia-2019 chromosome 1, ASM765513v2, whole genome shotgun sequence includes the following:
- the LOC116190968 gene encoding dephospho-CoA kinase isoform X2: MRIVGLTGGIGSGKSTVSNLFKSHGVPVVDADVVARDVLKKGTGGWKEVVTAFGEQILQDDGEVDRPKLGQIVFSDPSKRQLLNRLLAPYISSGIIKEILKLWLKGSKVIVLDIPLLFEVKMDRWTKPIIVVWVDPETQLRRLMARDGSNEEDARNRIEAQMPLDLKRSQADIVIDNTGSMDDLNERFKEVCKEVTRPLTWKEFALSRQGALLAFFSVVVGVVALNKASNGNVS, translated from the exons ATGAGAATAGTGGGACTGACCGGTGGAATTGGTTCTGGGAAGAGTACGGTTTCCAATCTGTTCAAGTCCCATGGCGTCCCTGTAGTTGATGCCGACGTTGTTGCTCGG GATGTACTGAAGAAAGGCACTGGTGGATGGAAGGAAGTAGTGACAGCCTTTGGAGAACAGATATTGCAAGATGATGGTGAAGTCGACCGGCCAAAACTTGGACAGATCGTGTTCTCCGACCCTTCAAAGCGTCAACTTCTTAACAG GCTGTTGGCTCCTTACATTTCATCAGGCATCATTAAAGAAATCTTGAAGCTTTGGCTCAAGGGATCCAAGGTCATAGTTCTCGACATCCCTCTACTGTTTGAGGTAAAGATGGACAGATGGACGAAGCCCATCATCGTTGTCTGGGTTGATCCTGAGACACAGCTTCGGCGACTCATGGCGAGGGACGGGTCAAACGAGGAGGATGCTAGGAACAGGATTGAGGCACAAATGCCCTTGGATCTGAAAAGAAGTCAAGCGGACATAGTGATTGATAACACAGGATCGATGGACGACTTGAACGAGAGGTTTAAGGAGGTATGCAAAGAAGTGACTAGGCCCTTGACATGGAAGGAATTTGCGCTTTCTAGACAAGGTGCTCTGCTGGCATTCTTTTCTGTAGTTGTCGGTGTGGTTGCCTTGAATAAAGCGAGCAATGGTAATGTCTCATAG
- the LOC116190968 gene encoding dephospho-CoA kinase isoform X1, producing MRIVGLTGGIGSGKSTVSNLFKSHGVPVVDADVVARDVLKKGTGGWKEVVTAFGEQILQDDGEVDRPKLGQIVFSDPSKRQLLNRSYDWSTNSLSKLLRQLLLTLHRDLLKFPLGCIYSCRLLAPYISSGIIKEILKLWLKGSKVIVLDIPLLFEVKMDRWTKPIIVVWVDPETQLRRLMARDGSNEEDARNRIEAQMPLDLKRSQADIVIDNTGSMDDLNERFKEVCKEVTRPLTWKEFALSRQGALLAFFSVVVGVVALNKASNGNVS from the exons ATGAGAATAGTGGGACTGACCGGTGGAATTGGTTCTGGGAAGAGTACGGTTTCCAATCTGTTCAAGTCCCATGGCGTCCCTGTAGTTGATGCCGACGTTGTTGCTCGG GATGTACTGAAGAAAGGCACTGGTGGATGGAAGGAAGTAGTGACAGCCTTTGGAGAACAGATATTGCAAGATGATGGTGAAGTCGACCGGCCAAAACTTGGACAGATCGTGTTCTCCGACCCTTCAAAGCGTCAACTTCTTAACAG ATCATATGATTGGAGTACAAATTCTCTCTCAAAATTATTACGGCAGCTTCTTCTAACTTTACATCGTGATTTGCTAAAATTTCCTTTGG GTTGTATATATTCTTGCAGGCTGTTGGCTCCTTACATTTCATCAGGCATCATTAAAGAAATCTTGAAGCTTTGGCTCAAGGGATCCAAGGTCATAGTTCTCGACATCCCTCTACTGTTTGAGGTAAAGATGGACAGATGGACGAAGCCCATCATCGTTGTCTGGGTTGATCCTGAGACACAGCTTCGGCGACTCATGGCGAGGGACGGGTCAAACGAGGAGGATGCTAGGAACAGGATTGAGGCACAAATGCCCTTGGATCTGAAAAGAAGTCAAGCGGACATAGTGATTGATAACACAGGATCGATGGACGACTTGAACGAGAGGTTTAAGGAGGTATGCAAAGAAGTGACTAGGCCCTTGACATGGAAGGAATTTGCGCTTTCTAGACAAGGTGCTCTGCTGGCATTCTTTTCTGTAGTTGTCGGTGTGGTTGCCTTGAATAAAGCGAGCAATGGTAATGTCTCATAG
- the LOC116194833 gene encoding uncharacterized protein LOC116194833 has product MEQTSNNLQTYEHPHSISQLSESASAISLPSEPPDIRNWFSSYVYESPDLGSVQSLLASLPKERMRQSNSFVPEDGQRKEEENSADFGNVRETGRAGAHENADSSLSGGSEISEVPDSLQPDTQLSEPPDIRNWFSSYVYESPLLSIDLGEDSSNQIGHDKEGCVDERRNKEQASGDFRDEKHCRDVSIADAEMLCCDDLATSTKSSFANKQHCNQYLPKSGDSSDSSSQLSEPPNLSDWFSSYVYESPELNTAEGFRESFLEQKESQNDEFTTQGCNRDKRKNLSCASAKIDETDLWEKSGSSNCCCKDAKQTRHSPSQEQGELIKKENLSARDIPTFKRVSTGYLESEVAMEHNRSPQVNVEGSWLSKSGAKKNLKTNSIEEPNFITLHVDSVDQAPMSNPGVRSLDKENERADTNSSGFVSVKKRASRSNDENDSRRPWSVLNECSSTKQTASHVTTEDVIKRRPLSEMTNLQDHSDVLGSAGKWKCPQKSKPNLGPPMKQLRLEKWVHLTGRSQ; this is encoded by the exons atGGAGCAGACGAGCAACAATCTTCAAACGTATGAGCACCCTCATTCGATTTCCCAG CTGTCGGAATCAGCTTCCGCAATCTCACTCCCTTCAG AGCCTCCCGATATCAGGAACTGGTTTTCGAGCTATGTCTATGAATCTCCTGATCTGGGCTCAGTTCAGAGTCTCTTAGCTTCTCTCCCCAAAGAACGTATGCGTCAGAGTAACAGTTTTGTCCCTGAAGATGGGCAACggaaagaggaagagaatTCGGCGGATTTTGGTAATGTCAGGGAGACTGGCCGGGCGGGTGCCCATGAGAATGCTGACTCAAGTCTATCTGGAGGATCTGAGATCAGTGAG GTTCCGGATTCTTTGCAGCCTGATACTCAGCTCTCAG AGCCTCCTGACATTAGGAACTGGTTCTCGAGCTACGTGTATGAATCGCCTCTGTTAAGTATCGACCTTGGAGAAGACTCCTCTAATCAAATTGGGCATGACAAAGAAGGTTGTGTTGATGAAAGGAGAAATAAAGAACAAGCATCGGGGGATTTTAGAGACGAAAAACACTGCAGAGATGTCAGCATTGCTGATGCTGAAATGCTGTGCTGTGATGACCTTGCAACTAGTACTAAGAGTTCCTTTGCAAATAAGCAGCACTGCAATCAATATTTACCGAAG AGCGGCGATTCTTCAGACTCATCCTCGCAACTCTCTG AACCTCCTAATCTAAGTGACTGGTTCTCGAGCTACGTCTATGAATCTCCTGAACTAAACACCGCCGAGGGATTTAGAGAATCTTTTCTTGAACAAAAGGAGTCCCAAAATGATGAATTTACTACTCAAGGGTGCAACAGagacaaaagaaagaatttgaGCTGCGCAAGTGCTAAGATTGATGAAACAGATCTTTGGGAAAAGTCTGGCTCAAGTAATTGCTGTTGTAAAGATGCTAAGCAGACACGACATTCTCCAAGTCAG GAACAAGGTGAACTCataaagaaggaaaatttatCAGCTCGGGATATCCCAACATTCAAGAGGGTGTCCACGGGATACTTGGAAAGTGAAGTTGCCATGGAACACAACAGATCTCCACAAGTCAATGTGGAAGGATCGTGGTTGAGCAAAAGTGGCGCCAAAAAGAACCTGAAAACGAACTCTATCGAAGAACCAAATTTTATAACATTACATGTTGATTCAGTTGATCAAGCTCCGATGAGCAATCCTGGAGTTAGAAGCCTTgataaagaaaatgagagaGCAGACACCAACAGCAGTGGCTTCGTTTCTGTGAAGAAGAGGGCAAGTAGGTCAAATGATGAGAATGATTCGAGAAGGCCATGGAGTGTCTTGAATGAGTGTTCGAGCACGAAACAAACAGCTTCTCATGTGACCACAGAAGACGTCATTAAGCGAAGGCCGTTATCCGAGATGACTAACTTGCAAGACCACTCAGATGTGCTGGGTTCTGCTGGAAAATGGAAGTGTCCCCAGAAGAGCAAACCGAACCTCGGACCTCCCATGAAGCAGCTGAGGCTCGAGAAGTGGGTCCATCTTACTGGAAGGTCGCAATAG
- the LOC116213590 gene encoding probable enoyl-CoA hydratase 2, mitochondrial, with translation MASLVCFKTLTRSLLHHCVEAPKPYSLSLSQLLNLSGGDQHLLRSVRTITSQCLTSSLPNWQYQNRRTLILESATAASESVKLSRLSDSDSGIVEVCLARPGTKNAIGNDMLRGLRHALGVLKEDASANVLMICSSVPKVFCAGADLKERKTMTASEVHSYVNLLRSTFGSLEELYIPTIAVIEGAALGGGLELALSCDLRICGEDAILGLPETGLAIIPGAGGTQRLPRLVGKAVAKELIFTGQRISGRDAKSIGLVNHCVPAGEARVKALEIAREIIEKGPLAIQMAKRAINMGIEVDMTLGLELEEECYERLLDTKDRLEGLAAFAEKRKPRYKGE, from the exons ATGGCGAGTCTTGTGTGCTTCAAAACCCTCACGAGGTCCCTCCTACATCACTGCGTCGAAGCTCCGAAACCCTACTCACTGTCACTGTCTCAGCTCCTGAATTTGAGCGGAGGCGATCAACACTTGCTGAGATCCGTCAGGACGATAACGTCGCAGTGTTTAACTTCCAGTCTACCAAATTGGCAGTATCAGAACCGCAGAACCCTAATTTTGGAGTCGGCTACTGCCGCCTCTGAATCAGTGAAGCTCAGTCGGCTCTCAGATTCTGACTCTG GAATAGTTGAAGTGTGCTTGGCCAGACCTGGGACTAAGAACGCCATTGGGAATGACATGCTGAGAGGGCTACGGCACGCATTAGGTGTTCTGAAGGAGGATGCCTCTGCTAATGTCTTGATGATCTGCAGCTCAGTTCCAAAGGTTTTCTGCGCAGGGGCCGATCTGAAG GAAAGAAAGACAATGACTGCGTCCGAGGTTCATTCTTACGTGAATTTGCTGCGCTCAACTTTCGGCTCTCTGGAG GAACTTTATATTCCTACCATAGCGGTGATTGAGGGAGCAGCATTGGGAGGTGGACTTGAACTGGCTCTATCATGCGACCTTCGCATATGCG GAGAGGATGCAATTCTGGGCTTGCCAGAAACAGGACTTGCTATTATTCCTGG AGCAGGCGGCACACAGCGTCTTCCTCGGTTGGTGGGTAAGGCTGTAGCAAAGGAACTCATATTCACGGGTCAAAGGATTAGTGGTAGAGACGCAAAGTCTATCG GTCTCGTCAATCACTGTGTCCCTGCTGGCGAAGCTCGTGTAAAGGCACTCGAAATCGCTCGGGAAATTATTGAAAAG GGTCCATTAGCGATACAAATGGCTAAAAGAGCAATTAACATGGGGATCGAGGTGGATATGACATTGGGATTAGAACTTGAAGAAGAGTGCTATGAGCGACTACTGGACACAAAAGATCGACTCGAAGGGTTAGCGGCGTTCGCTGAGAAAAGGAAGCCCAGGTACAAAGGTGAATAG